The Nicotiana tabacum cultivar K326 chromosome 1, ASM71507v2, whole genome shotgun sequence genome segment CAACAAGAAATAATGCAACCTTTTTTGGAAAGAGAAGTAAAGCAGGCTATGTTTCAGATTGATAATAATAAGAGTCCCGGTCCTGATGGATTTGGGAGTGGATTTTACAAAGCGGCATGGCCAATTGTGGGAAGAGATATCACTGCAGCAGTCCTGGAGTTTTTTCAGAATGGCAACATGCTCAGGCAAATAAATGCCACTAACATTGCCTTGATACCTAAAGTGGAAGCTTCAGAAAATGCAGGCCATACAGGCCTATCTCCTGTTGTAATGTTCTATATAAATGCATATCTAAAATGATCTGTTCCAGGTTAAAACCAGCAGCCAGTCATATAGTAGCATATAATCAGTCAGCTTTTGTACAAGGAAGGTTCATGATGCACAATGTGTTAATATGCCATGATTCACTAAGGCACTACAATAGGAGGACAACTCCTAGATGCTAAATGAAAATAGACCTTAGAAAGGCATATGCTATGGTTAGCAGAGAGCTTTTGGAGGAAGCTCTAAGAGGATATGGATTTCCAGATAAGTTCATACATTGGATCATGGTATGTGTTTCTACTACTATGTTCACAGTAAAAGTTAATGGTGAAGGACATGGTTACTTTGCTGGAAACTGAGGGTTGAGTCAAGGAGATCCTATTTCTCCATTGCTATTTGTTCTTGTAATGGAATACCTTTTTAGAACTTTAAGGACAATCAGTAGACTACCTGACTTCAGGTTCTATCCAATGTGCAAAGAGATCAAgctgacacatctcatatttgcTGATGATTTGATGATATCTGCAAGGGAAATACTAGCTCAGTAAATAGAGTAATCGAAGCCCTCGATCACTTTAGTAAAGTATCTGGTTTGATTGCCAATATGAAAAAATCTAGCATTTTTGTAGCTGGGGGTGAAGATGATATCAAAGATCAACTGTTAGGAAGAACAGGTTTCACTGCTAAAACATTTCCTATCAAATACTTGGGACTGCCTCTATCCCCTAGGAAATGGAACAAGATGGATTGTCAAATGTTGAATGGGAAGATCACTCACAGAATCAATATTACTATTCTAAGCAATTGTCATATGCAGGAAGACTTCAAATAGCTACTGTTGTGCTCTTCTCTATATATAGCTTCTGGGGGAATGTTTTCGTTTTACCACAAAGTGTGGTGAAAGGAGTAGATAGGCTATGTAGGGAGTATCTGTGGGGGAAAAGGAGGGACAGAAGAAAGTGGCTCTGGTTGCATGGGATAAGGTGTGTTGTCCAAAGAACTTGGGGGGTCTAAATATCAAAGGTTGTAAGGAATGGAATATAGCCTCAGTAGGTAAACTAACATGGTAGCTAGTTTTGAATAAGGAATCCCTATGGGTAAGGTGGGTTCATGGGGTATATATGAAATCTGATCATGACATATGGGTTGATACGCCTCTTATAGATAGTAGCTGGTAATGGAGAAAGCTAAACTCAACTAAAGAACTGATGAAGGAATAGTACTCCCAGGGCAGATAGACATTAACTCCAGAAGGGAGTTACTCAACCACTCAAAGCTATTTTGCAATAATTGATCGTCAACAGAAGCTGAAGGTCACAGATTTAATCTGGACAGTTGTAGCACAGCCTAAACACAGGTTTATTGGTTGGCTTGCAACACTTGGGAGGCTGCTAACTAAGGACAAGATGATTGGATGCAATTACAGGTTGAAAACATTAACTGTAATTTATGTAATGAGGACAAAATGGAATCACAGGACCACCTGTTTGTTAAATGTAGCTGGATCAATGCAGTAAGGCAAGAGTTACATCTGTGGCTAGGGCATGCAGTGCAAATTACAGGAATCAAACAAATGCTAGAACAGATCAAAAAGAAGCATGGGAAGCAATTGAAAAAGGAAGTAATAGATGTAGTGAGTATAGCAGTGATATACCATACATAGAGAGCTAGGAACGTAAAAAAATTTCAAGGAAGAACTGTAAATAGAGCAGAGGTAGTTACACAAATTAAGAGATAAGTGATAGAAAGGATAGAATTACTTCAGCAGTCAAAGAAAGCACAAAAATGTAGAAGTTTAGTTAGACAAATTACTtgtaattagttattttttttctgTTTGTTGGAGGTCTAAAAGTCTGTAGTCAGATACTTAGGTGCTCTATAAGTGTAATTGTTTGATGATGTCAATGGTAATATTCACAttgttaccaaaaaaaaaaattatccttGAAGACTACAAACATCTCAATTATGAATAACTGAAGAAACATTAAATAATAAGACATGAATAAGGATAAAATAGTCAAAATTCTATCctatttaatttttcttaaggGACGTATACAAAAAAAATCATGATAAATTATTTGAGACCGGGGGAATTAAATATGAATTAGAACAAAAGACAAAGGGAAAATATGCACTTGTTGCTGCTACGATCATCTCGAAGAGGTGGCAGTGGGGTTATAAGAGCAATACAAGGTAGTTGGTCTTCTTCTCCACACCTATCTAATTGGCAAACATAATTCTCACCTACCTCGTAACAAAGGGGATCATTCTCTTAGTTTTCCTCTCAGTGTCATTTGTTGCAGATAAAGGTGGGTGTACTTTACTTCCACTAATTTTGTCCAAAGAAGTCTTTAGCTACATTACTCTCAATTGACTTTGATTAACATGTAAATTGAGCTACTAAAAGTGGTCTTTCCCTTTTGTATGATGAAGTCATTTTATGTAGAAACCATTTTGCATTATACAGTCAGACTTCTCTATAACATCACCTTTATATAAtaatcattcactataaaagttaaTTTTTTCGGAACTGATTTTAACATTATGTTACTCCCTtcgttcatttttacttgtcatgTTTTGCTTTTCGAGAGTCAAACTACATAAACTTTGAACAACGTTTTAACATGTATTTTTTCACCATATtgatatgaattttttttacaaattataGTATTTTTCGTATAATTTCCgaatatctaaattttaattttataatatttttaaattctaATTCAATTTAGCTTCAAAAATTAGTCAAATTGACTCTCGAAGAGCAAAAcatgacaagtaaaagtgaacggatggagtataataaatattctttataacaatacttcactataaaagccaaaaaatatcggaacGAACGAGACTGTTATAGAGAGTTTTGATTGTATTTGATAAGAAGTGACATGAAAAAACTTTTAAATACTAATTAAGTTAGAACTTGGTATTAATCATACACTATTATGTTGTATGTACTCCTTTATATAGTCCAAGGTTCATAAACTTAGTAACAttatacttaaataaaataaattgagttcAAACGATTGAAAAGGAGATATTTTGATCTTAAAAATGTCAgaataaagatttgaataaattCATGTGCCCGCTTCATGCTTGTTACTAGTACTTAATTACTACTATAGGGTAAGCAGCAaagcttttcttttttattttcgttttttgttttgttgtcgTTGTTGCTGTATAATTCTTTATACTGTTTTTAGGAGTAAATTTAATTTGCACATAGTTTTGTCTGGCTCACcggttttaaaaaggtttttcttGGTTAAAAACTGTCTTTAGACAtctttttcaaaatcatttttggAAAAGGAAGAAAACTTCTAAAAGACACTAATTAACTATCCAAATACCTTTATCGAGCAATTTTTTTTAACGGAATACTAAAAGATTTTTCTAAAAACTTTAATTTATATACACTGATAGTGTGTGAAGAAAATACTATCGGGTTATATTTATTTGTTGCAGTAAataatttgctttattttcaaGATTAGAAATAACATTTTTCAAGTTACAGTGTATAAATTTATTCATTACACTATCAATATAAATATGTTAAATctctcaaaatatttttttctggAAAATTTCTCTCAAAATATTGTGCAAATGGGTAATGTGAACACATCATGTTTAGTCGAAAGATGACATAATTAACTTTATCACTAGATCATGGTTCTAGTGTAGTGCCTTAGTTTAGTAGCTCCATTAATGGGCagcatattttatatttttcctaATAATCTTATAACTCAATCGTCATCTGCCGACAAACTTCAGCTGGTTAGTGctcaaatttgtaaaaatgtcaTTTTGCACTACTTTTAACGTGTCAGTTTACCGTAAAAAGGTTAAAACGATTACATTATTATTAATTTCTATGTTGTTTGGAATATAATATTATAAAAGTACTTTTTACTGGATAAGTTTGTTGAGAGAGCTAATGATTTAGCTGATTACGTTAAAAAGAAattaataataagataaaaattTTGAACTTTTGTACCCTAGTTTTCTGGCGTAAGACAGCATTTTTACAACCTTGAGATAAAAAGCAATATTTGTTGGCAGACATAAAAAATTGCTACAACACTTGCACTTCTGATTTGTAAAGATCTTTACCCTATTTTTATTGTGGAGTAGTTCCTGTATATGTCCGTTTTCAGAAAAATAAAATCGTGACGAACTCTAAAACTACAAGTGTTAAAATTAACATCATTCAACTCCCAAATCATCTCACTCACTTTCAAGAACTTCAAAAAATTCCAATAATTCTAGGATTCTTGCTAGAATGAATATCTATACGAGCCACCTTCAAAGGTATTTATATATAGTATGAATTTACGGTTCTAAATATGGACAAGTTAGATGAAATTTGGAGGATTAAAATGGGTTGAATCAATAAATAAGAAGGTCAATTAACTCGCTCAAATATTACTTGGGTTGAGATTAGCCGGGTCAAAATGGCTAGAGCCATAGCCTAACAATCTAACTAAGTTTtaatttctttgtttgttttcttattatttaCTTAATTACAAATGAAACTAAtggagtaaaaaaaaaaaagagaagtaaattatcacttttagcccgtgtcagaaactatttacatctgatagccaaaaagtgtataaaatttttataatttttatatataacattcATAGCTTAACAATCTAACTAAGTTTtaatttctttgtttgttttcttattatttaCTTAATTACAAATGAAACTAATGGAGTAAACAAATCTCCTTTATAGTTATATCaaacataaatataatttatccCAATTAGTCTAACTCTTTGATGGTTTGACTTGAGCTGTGCCCAAGTTGACCCGTCAAAAGAATTGTCCATCGTAATAACATGAGCAGATTTAGTGAGTCACATTATAGTGACCTAATCCGCCCCcaccacatatatatatagagagaaaagaaagaaattaaagagaagacaaataaaaacaacaaattgTCATTATAGTTTATGATCTTTACATAATATACAAAAGGTTTTCTTAATATACATATGAACCCCTCTAATGATTTTGCCTAAGAGTACATGTCCCCATCCTTGGCACAGGGATAAAACTAAATCACTACTATTGATACTACTATTATTTCTTTTTATCTCTTTGGATTTTTTTCTTCTAACATGATTGGTTTAATTGACTGGTTGGTTGGTAGGTTGGCTAGCTTGTCCGAAACCTCTAAATTAGAAGCAAAGGTTTCACCATGGACTCTTCGCGAATATTCTACTAAAATTTgtacaaataaaaaaaacaaaatacagCTCCACCAAATCTAACATCCTAGTACTATAGACATGATACATTTGTAAACATGCACGTAAAAAACACTAACGTTGTGAAAAGCTAGAATTAATTCCTTGGCTATGTCCCTTCGGCCATTCATTATATTTTTCATCTGGGATTAATCTTGGTTATTAATGATCACTGCTTGTTTTCCATGTCATCTATGGTGTTAAACACCTCTAATTCAACATCATTAAAGCAATTATCAAAACCAAAGTCATGAATACCAAAATCTTGACAATCCAATAGCCAATTCAAACTGTCGTCCCAGGATGCCATGTTATCGAATTTTTTTTGTTCTTCACAAGATACTGGAAGTTCCCATAGCGAATCGACAAGAGGAGCATCAACTTCCAGTAGGGAGCTTAGCAGCGGATCATTTTCACCGAGGGCGTTGAGAACCAACTTGGATTCATCGGTGATACTTGAAGAGTTTTCAGACGAAGAAATAGAAGAAGCGGAGTAAGATGAGTTATCTAACTCTGAGGAGGTGGCTGCTGCAGTGACACTTGTACACTCGGGTACAACTTGTACCTGCTGATGAccattatttttgttttgatcaGATTCTGGGATAGGTTGATCAATTAGATTTGCTTCTTTTTTGAGTGGTTCATGTGTAACAGGATCAATCCCCATCTTTAGAAGCTTTTTTTTAATATGAGTGTTCCAATGATTTTTAATCTCATTATCTGTCCTTCCTGGTAATCTTGCAGCAATCTTGGACCACCTTATTAAAACAAATTAAATATTTAGTACCATATAATTAGTGTTATAAATTGTTTGAAAATCAGAATGAAGACAAACTAATAAAGCAAAGATAAGGGAAAAGATCTACTATTTCAAGTCCACTTCAAGAAGACATGTAATAGATTGATAAGATAATTAGAGCACTTCCTTTTGAAGCCAGAATATTTTAATATTAACTTAGTACATTACTTGACAATGCAGAAaatcatgaacaacaaagtaaaaGTAGTAATCAAGAAGATTCATTAAATCAGAAATAAATATTCAATCAGAAATCATGGCATATGATATGCTGttaacttgttttttttttctttatacacAAAAGCCATGCACTTTAAAGAGCAACAAAAGCTTTCGAAATACTAGCATTATGAGTTTAATATGTTAGGATTTTGCCCTTAATTTTTAATCCATTGGAATTCTGTttcttgaaaaaaaagagaataaatttCATGGAGGAAGATTTTTACACttttataaattgaggatttcTGCTActcataacaacaacaataatatccacaatgtagtcattaaaggattcttatttatttaaggaagaatttattctctcaattagtttttttcttcttttaatagtAGGAGATTTATGTAGGTTGACCAAATCATATTAATATAATATGTTttttttggtatattttcttTTGTGTCTGATTTATCGTCTACCAAACTTTATATTGTTAGCTTTCACATGCATTATGTTATATCGATCCCAACACAATCATAACTCGTGGCAGAGAAACTTTCCCTTTTGCCTTTCTTTCTGTGGCATGAAAATGCacatagagaaaaaaaaaaaaaccatgcAACCTAAGAGAAAGGGAAGACAAATGGATAAAAAGGCCGAAAATAAACTCATCATTAGTAATGCttaaaaacaataaataaaaaactcTAACACAAACATAGTAATTTCAATGGACTTTCTCATAACAAAATCACCACATAATAGATGGATATAAGCCGTTTAGCTCAGTTTGTAATTagtaaattaatttattaaacaTCTTAAGTTTATGGTTCTTATTGATAATAAACAAGTTTCTCCTTACGACAGGACGGCTCAGTCCAAACAAGTTTCTGCATGTTTTATTAGAATAGAAAAAGAGAGAAGTATATTACCTGTTTCCAAGACGAGCATGGAGATCAATTACCAATTTCTCCTCAGCATCACTAAGAAGTCCTCTCTTCAAGTCGGGTCGAAGGTAATTAGTCCATCGGAGACGACAACTCTTACCGCAGCGCCTAAGACCGGCGAGTTTAGGGACAGCACGCCAACAACATTGGCCATTTGTAAGAATAAAATTGATGAGTTTCTTGTCTTCATCAGCTGTCCACGGACCTTTCTTCACTCCAAGTTTGTCACAACAAGGTTGTCTTCCCATTATTACTACTACTCTCAACTACCACCAAACAAACAAGTTGATTTATTTTTTACAAAGTGTTTGATAAATTTGCCTTCTACCCACCTTTATATATAATCCACCAACTTCAGCTTTTCTTGTAAAGTCCTCACTTTTCTCTTTGAAAATTTGTTTAAGCACATATATTTTGATTAATGGAAGGGtatgcctatatatatatatatatatagtgagagagaatgtaagATTCCATGGCCCACCTATGGTTTGTGAAAGCAACTCTTGAACTACAATTCCTTTTCTGGTGTTATCAACTCCACCCAAGAGAGAGTGATAGTGAATGATAGATGACCCTAACaccaagctaaaactcaagaaatcCACTAttcttcttccctttttcttaaTCATTTGATATTCGATATTTATTGGCTCGACTAATTCAGATACGTGCTATATATGACTCATTAAACAAAAAACGTTCTCTATATTAGGAATTTCTTCATTCTGTGACGTAGGGTAGGATTTCTTATAAGCGTGTTCAAAAAAGGAAAAGCTCAGACATTTAAAAAGACTGTGGTCAGTGAGAATTAAACCAACGATCTtacaaaggttttgaacccccttgaccgtTGAGCAATGCTTTAATTTGGGACATCAAGGAAattcaaaatattaaatatagaAGTACAAACTagattttaccttatatatacAGTTTAATTTTCTGACAAAGAGGGTTCGAATTAACCCCTTCTGTCTCATATATCTGCCCCTGTTTCCATTCACAAACTCGAACTTAAAACCCTAAATCAAAGGTGAAAGGATATCATCCTTCTATTACGCCTCTAGTGGTATTCTTATTACTCTTTAACCATTGCCCCACACTCCGAAAGATATATGGTCTGTTCTTTTTAttgtttcttttcttatttttttcttcccattttcaTACACTATGTACTCTCCGTGATTGCACGCTTACTCAACCATTTCGTCATCGCCACGTTTACGGGACCTTTCAAACATGGGAAGTAATCTCGTACTATGTTTACCATGATAACATTAATTTAGCCGAATTGTTTGATCTGTTTACTTTTGATGAGTTTTTCAAATCATCTATCTCATCAAAAAACTTAAGTTAAATTATTAGATGAATAATTACACAATTCAATATAGTATTAAACAATATTTTAAAATGTATGGGCGTAAGGCAAAACGTTTTCTTCAGTGAAGCGTAAGCCTCATggatatttaattttaatattttataaaataacataATTACAGTAAGTATTTAGTAATAGATaaattacataaaaattgaagaaaactataaatatgtgaaaaatatatatagatgTGCTCCATCTCAACAAAAAATTAGTCatacaatctattatacgctacttacaagcacaTGTAACTTaagtcgaaaagaataaagttttctacatggaggaacaaaaaggatgactaacttgtaatttgaactttgaacttgctactatgaaggagaatgaatttctctttatgtttGTACAAAAAAATTTAATACTTGCTTTTGGAAATATTaacagactagcggacaagataaagaattgggaaagaccataaattagggcttcaatcaataaaaaaaaaagtcttcacttttaaatttaatatatttcaattcctttttaaagcttttgagtaattacaagctcacttttgagaatttgagtattatatgaaggacgtattcaacaaattttattttaatttgaaaaagtctctggaGCTTACGCTTCACTACAAAAATGTGCCTCAAacgctgtcacgaccccaattcgccctccgtgaactatcgtggtgacacctagtctctacgactaagtaagcctaacaaatgcggaaaagaaacaatttgcaggaagaaaataatataaaaccgagataacaaaatgaaatagttTTTAAGATGCCTCCCAGCATAtaacagtacaagaatctcaacttaacactcccaaaatctgaaaccctatgaatcacaagctaagagatacataagaagctctaactccagaaatgtctaacaaaaggaaaatacagaagggctatactattacagaaagatagaaagggactccttggtctgcggatgcgacagatatacctcaaagtctttACAGAagtgcctcgcctcaaggatgataagatcgagtggaagtacctggatctgcacatgaaaaacatgcgcaaaaagggcatgagtacaccacaacggtactcagtaagtgccaagcctaacctcggccgggtagtgacgaggaaggtcagagccctacttaggttaaataaaatataagccCTACttaggttaaataaaatataaggtatggCAGTGTAGAATAAGGCAGTATAAATAaatgcaacagtaagaaataacacaaAATAGAAGGAACAACAGTACCTATAATAGAGACAAATAATCAcggaaaaagagtacaactcaACTCAgagataacaatcggggatcttccaggataccgtcctgtagtcccaaatatacatatccaatagatctcccgggataccgtcccgtagaccaactcatagtgcgcggggatctaccagaatcccgacCCGttgtcccaaatgtaaatacctagtactgggggaatctaccgggtgaagtcccgtagttccaatataaatgtgtagggagatctcccggaataccgttccatagtctcaaagtaaacatacaggggggatctcccgggatactgtcccgtagtcccaaagtaacacacaacaacaacaagaagaatacacagttcaattcaaattccataccaaggtaaaataggtatttctagcTTAGCATGCTGCtagtaatccaaataaggcagtttgagtaAGTAaagcaattagacatgcttccttAAGCTAACAATATGCTTAAATTACAAGTAGTACAAACATGAAAGAAACATAATTGTAAtgacttaatgaaaaccggatttcaacaattagcacaagtatgcactcgtcacatcacgtacaagacatttcaaatatcaataatacccaatcctaaggggagttcccccacacaaggttaggcaagtcacttatctcgaactggctcaaaatcaacccgaaaccacgtctttgccacaagtactcaactccaaatggcccaaatttattcaattcaattgtataatataaataacacttcaagtaactgattctacaattaaattctaagctaatacgcgaaattaggtaaaatgaccaaagagcccctcgggcccacgtctcggaatcggctaaaatttacattttgagaatcctcacactctcacgagttcatgcataccaaaattatcccaatccgatatcaaaatctagATCAAAATTCCAAAAGTTAAGCCTAGGAACTTTTCCCAATTTTCTCCaagttttcttcccaaattcgaattcaaaggatgaatttaagcatagattcgtggaaattaatcaaaaccgagtaagaattacttacccaaaacacccaggtgaaaatccctctcaaaatcgccatcactgagctcccaaatcaattttcCAAGCTTTTTGATTAAACCCTCGATTCTGTCCCTTTTCTGCTAGTGAAACCGCTTATGCGGCTccggaaccgcacctgcggtcccgcttctgtgaaGACCCAGTCGCATCTGTGATATTTCATTATAAAGGGGGTTTCCGCACCTGTGACTGC includes the following:
- the LOC107778034 gene encoding MYB-like transcription factor ODO1, translated to MGRQPCCDKLGVKKGPWTADEDKKLINFILTNGQCCWRAVPKLAGLRRCGKSCRLRWTNYLRPDLKRGLLSDAEEKLVIDLHARLGNRWSKIAARLPGRTDNEIKNHWNTHIKKKLLKMGIDPVTHEPLKKEANLIDQPIPESDQNKNNGHQQVQVVPECTSVTAAATSSELDNSSYSASSISSSENSSSITDESKLVLNALGENDPLLSSLLEVDAPLVDSLWELPVSCEEQKKFDNMASWDDSLNWLLDCQDFGIHDFGFDNCFNDVELEVFNTIDDMENKQ